In a single window of the Microscilla marina ATCC 23134 genome:
- the modA gene encoding molybdate ABC transporter substrate-binding protein, protein MKKITFISLLWVCFTGCQTKPYEGITIATAANMQFAMQALTKAFKQKFKIDCRVVVGSSGKLTAQIKEGAPYQVLVSADMKYPQTLYKAGLSSAPKTYAWGKLVLWTQKPDLKLHLGTLTQQGIRHLAIANPKTAPYGAAAVAVLKQQGVYDQIKPKLVYGESIAQTNQFIISQTADVGFTAKAVVLSPRLKNKGKWIDIAPTLYPPIAQGIAVILPKGKQHKVEVQRNLENAKAFEKFLFTPAAQHILQQYGYTTRSLVK, encoded by the coding sequence ATGAAGAAAATCACTTTCATAAGCCTGCTTTGGGTATGTTTTACTGGTTGCCAAACCAAGCCTTACGAGGGCATCACCATTGCCACGGCTGCCAATATGCAGTTTGCTATGCAAGCACTTACCAAAGCGTTCAAACAGAAGTTTAAAATTGACTGCAGGGTAGTGGTGGGGTCTTCAGGAAAGCTCACCGCACAAATAAAAGAGGGAGCTCCTTATCAAGTATTGGTATCTGCAGACATGAAATACCCTCAGACTTTGTATAAAGCAGGCTTGAGTAGTGCCCCCAAAACTTATGCCTGGGGCAAACTGGTGCTTTGGACTCAAAAACCTGACCTTAAGCTCCACCTGGGTACGCTCACACAGCAAGGCATTCGCCATTTGGCAATAGCCAACCCCAAAACAGCCCCTTATGGAGCAGCGGCTGTGGCAGTGCTCAAACAACAAGGCGTGTATGACCAAATAAAACCGAAGCTGGTATACGGCGAAAGCATTGCCCAAACCAATCAATTTATTATTTCTCAAACTGCCGACGTTGGGTTTACCGCCAAAGCGGTGGTGTTGTCGCCTCGGCTCAAAAACAAGGGCAAATGGATTGATATCGCCCCTACTTTGTACCCGCCTATAGCCCAAGGCATTGCTGTAATCTTACCTAAAGGCAAGCAACACAAAGTCGAGGTACAACGCAACCTGGAGAATGCCAAAGCCTTTGAAAAATTTTTGTTTACTCCTGCTGCCCAACATATTTTACAACAGTACGGATATACCACTCGCTCATTAGTCAAATGA
- a CDS encoding response regulator — MNEDTILVVDDDKDNLQVVIHYLESKNKHYHFLSAPNGLVAMRVLQKRLPDLIITDWDMPLMNGIELIRQLKTQPSTADIPVIIITGVNTDHQNLQIAFEAGAVDYIRKPVNHLELYARIGSALSTYKAMRTIKRQQVIIEDQKNRELSTQTIQLTQKNQLLHAIQEKVQTVAYKLRGELKQEVRQIEKLIKSNLSLDNEWDVFRLHFENVHPHFFEDLQQRYPGLSLNDQRHCAYLKIGLSNKEIAHIFNISASSVITHHYRIKKKIGMTGEQKLVDFILQMG, encoded by the coding sequence ATGAACGAAGACACTATTTTGGTGGTAGACGATGATAAGGATAATTTGCAGGTTGTGATCCACTATTTGGAAAGCAAAAACAAGCATTACCATTTTTTAAGTGCACCCAATGGCCTGGTGGCTATGCGGGTGCTACAAAAGCGATTGCCCGACCTGATCATTACCGATTGGGACATGCCTTTAATGAATGGCATTGAGCTGATAAGACAGTTAAAAACCCAGCCCAGTACTGCCGATATTCCGGTAATTATTATTACTGGAGTAAACACTGACCATCAAAACCTTCAGATAGCTTTTGAAGCTGGTGCAGTGGATTATATTCGTAAGCCAGTAAACCACCTGGAGCTATATGCCCGCATTGGTTCAGCATTGAGTACCTATAAGGCAATGCGCACCATCAAACGGCAACAGGTCATTATTGAAGACCAAAAAAACCGGGAGCTAAGTACACAAACAATTCAGCTTACACAAAAGAATCAATTGCTCCATGCGATTCAAGAGAAGGTACAAACAGTGGCTTATAAGCTCCGGGGAGAGCTCAAACAAGAAGTAAGACAAATAGAAAAATTGATTAAAAGTAACTTGAGTCTCGACAATGAATGGGATGTTTTTCGCTTGCATTTTGAGAATGTACACCCTCATTTTTTTGAAGATTTACAGCAACGTTACCCTGGCTTGAGCCTGAATGACCAAAGGCATTGTGCTTATTTGAAAATTGGTTTGTCGAACAAAGAAATTGCCCATATTTTTAATATTTCGGCGTCCAGTGTGATTACCCATCATTATAGAATCAAGAAAAAAATTGGCATGACAGGTGAACAAAAGTTGGTGGATTTTATTCTTCAAATGGGTTAG
- the typA gene encoding translational GTPase TypA, whose amino-acid sequence MQNIRNIAIIAHVDHGKTTLVDKIIHFSQLFRENQEFGELILDNNDLERERGITIVSKNVSVRYKDTKINIIDTPGHADFGGEVERVLKMADGVLLLVDAFEGPMPQTRFVLSKALALGLKPIVVVNKVDKENCRPDEVHEMVFDLMFSLDATEEQLDFHTIYGSAKMGWMDTQWEKPTDTIEPLLGAIVDIIPPAPSNEGTPQMQITSLDFSSFVGRIAIGRVFRGTLKEGEFMALCKNNGEVKKVRIKELHVFEGLGKAKVQEVKSGEICAITGIEGFDIGDTITDWENPEPLPRIAIDEPTMSMLFTINNSPFFGKEGKFVTSRHLRDRLYKETEKNLALKIEATDSEDKFLVYGRGILHLSVLIETMRREGYEFQVGQPQVLFKEVDGKKHEPFETLVIDVPEVSSGKAIELATKRKGELLIMESKGSWQHLEFSIPARGLIGLRNDILTATAGEAVMNHRFDEYKPYKGEIETRINGSLISMEDGMTKGYSLDKLQDRGIFFIEPGDVVYTGQVIGEHSRMNDLMVNVQKGKKLTNMRASGTDDNTKIAPKKTFSLEESLEYIQKDEYVEITPENIRLRKIYLNEHERKKMAQKM is encoded by the coding sequence ATGCAAAACATTAGAAATATTGCCATCATTGCCCACGTAGACCACGGTAAAACTACGTTGGTAGATAAAATTATTCACTTCTCTCAACTTTTCCGCGAGAATCAGGAATTTGGAGAGCTTATTCTTGATAACAACGACCTGGAACGTGAACGTGGAATTACCATTGTTTCCAAAAACGTGTCTGTACGTTATAAAGACACCAAAATCAACATTATTGATACTCCTGGTCACGCCGACTTTGGAGGAGAAGTTGAACGTGTGCTTAAAATGGCAGATGGTGTATTACTTTTGGTTGATGCATTTGAAGGGCCTATGCCACAAACCCGTTTTGTGTTGAGCAAAGCTTTGGCGTTGGGGCTTAAGCCAATTGTGGTAGTAAACAAAGTAGACAAAGAAAACTGTCGCCCCGATGAGGTGCACGAGATGGTATTTGACTTGATGTTTAGCCTGGATGCCACCGAAGAACAGTTAGACTTCCATACTATTTATGGTTCGGCTAAAATGGGTTGGATGGATACACAATGGGAAAAACCAACTGATACTATCGAGCCATTGCTTGGGGCAATTGTAGATATTATACCTCCTGCCCCAAGCAACGAAGGTACCCCTCAAATGCAAATTACTTCTTTAGACTTTTCTTCGTTTGTAGGGCGTATTGCTATCGGACGTGTGTTTAGAGGTACTTTGAAGGAAGGTGAGTTTATGGCGTTGTGCAAAAACAACGGCGAGGTAAAGAAGGTACGTATCAAGGAGCTACACGTATTTGAAGGTTTAGGCAAAGCCAAAGTTCAAGAAGTAAAATCTGGCGAAATCTGTGCCATTACTGGTATCGAAGGTTTTGACATTGGTGACACCATCACCGACTGGGAAAACCCAGAACCATTGCCACGTATTGCCATCGATGAGCCTACCATGAGTATGTTGTTTACAATTAACAACTCTCCGTTTTTTGGCAAAGAAGGTAAGTTTGTAACTTCTCGTCACTTGCGTGACCGTTTGTATAAAGAAACTGAAAAAAACCTGGCACTTAAGATTGAGGCAACCGACAGCGAAGATAAGTTTTTGGTGTATGGACGTGGTATCCTGCACTTGTCGGTATTGATTGAAACTATGCGTCGCGAAGGATACGAGTTTCAGGTAGGACAGCCCCAGGTATTGTTCAAAGAAGTAGACGGTAAAAAACACGAGCCGTTTGAGACTTTGGTAATTGATGTTCCTGAAGTATCTTCCGGAAAAGCCATTGAGCTTGCTACCAAACGTAAAGGTGAGTTGTTGATTATGGAAAGCAAAGGCAGCTGGCAACATCTTGAGTTTAGTATTCCTGCCCGTGGTCTGATCGGTTTGCGTAATGACATTTTAACGGCAACTGCAGGTGAGGCAGTAATGAACCACCGCTTTGACGAATACAAGCCTTATAAAGGTGAAATAGAAACACGAATCAATGGTTCGTTGATCTCTATGGAAGACGGTATGACAAAAGGTTACTCGCTCGACAAACTGCAAGATCGTGGTATTTTCTTTATTGAGCCAGGCGATGTAGTATATACTGGACAAGTAATTGGTGAGCATAGCCGAATGAACGACTTGATGGTAAACGTACAGAAGGGTAAGAAATTGACCAACATGCGTGCATCGGGTACTGACGACAATACCAAGATTGCTCCTAAGAAAACTTTCTCGCTGGAAGAGTCGCTTGAGTACATCCAAAAAGACGAATATGTAGAGATTACTCCTGAAAATATTCGTTTGCGTAAGATTTACCTCAACGAACACGAGCGTAAAAAAATGGCGCAAAAAATGTAA
- a CDS encoding TonB-dependent receptor domain-containing protein — MFRNLLLLFMGVLLMANQAIAQADVTGKIKDKDGEPVIAAVVALLTSPGDKMVKAAVAKNDGTFTIKMVKAGSYKLQIRVLGYKDYSSKAFTVSGNATKALDAITLENDIESLGEVVVKAEKPLVQVLADKTVFNVDNTVGTTGSSGFDLLRKAPGVIVDNNDNVMVEGKSGVLFYINGKPSVLRGEDLVNYLKTLQATDIEAIEIITQPSSKYDAEGNAGIINIKLKRDKSLGTNGTVSLGLIAGQYNRYTSSLSFNNRTKKTSLYGAYSNRIGRSFNFINFYRIQNGTTFDSRSRTVRDRNGHNLRLGFDYYLSKKSTLGAIVTGSFNEMFANNDSRTPIIPNGATTPSQVLVAESDAHNKTFNGYANVNYKYEGDKGRSLNIDVDYGQYISDRTNLQPNRFFDGDEAIIVSENITFFDTPVNIGVFSAQLNYTQNFLKGVLGIGGKYALVSTDNNFQFYDRVGGVDILNIAQTNEFFYDEQVTAAYFNYNRKFKKLNIQFGLRMEHTASDGRLESMQANADNQVKRDYVNWFPSGGLTYNLNRTNTLALNYSRRIRRPNYQVLNPFEYRIDGLSFRKGNPFLQPQYTDNVKLSHTYKYTLTTSLSYSFTSDYFAQVTEALPDNRNFLMTRNVANRRVINLGIAYPTRLTKWWSIYFSLNAYRSIFEATNPAFIGISQNAMSLYAQNTFKLPGGLTAEISGWYSSPSLWGGTYQVKSLGALNFAFQKKLLGNKITARLAFNDVLYTSPWRGDTFFPNLSIYGSGGWDSRQVRFSLSYNFGRKEIKRARKRKTSIENEKGRMGN, encoded by the coding sequence ATGTTTAGGAATTTACTATTACTTTTTATGGGCGTACTGCTCATGGCAAACCAGGCTATTGCCCAGGCTGATGTAACGGGCAAAATCAAAGATAAAGATGGAGAACCTGTAATTGCAGCAGTAGTAGCACTGTTAACTTCGCCAGGCGACAAAATGGTGAAGGCAGCCGTGGCTAAAAATGACGGAACTTTTACCATAAAAATGGTGAAAGCAGGTAGCTATAAGTTGCAAATAAGGGTGTTGGGTTACAAAGATTATAGCTCTAAGGCCTTTACCGTAAGCGGCAATGCTACCAAAGCATTGGATGCCATAACTTTAGAAAACGATATAGAGTCGCTGGGCGAGGTAGTAGTAAAAGCCGAAAAGCCCCTGGTACAGGTATTGGCTGACAAAACGGTGTTTAATGTAGACAATACAGTAGGTACTACGGGTAGCTCAGGGTTTGACCTTTTGCGCAAAGCACCAGGGGTAATCGTAGATAACAACGACAATGTAATGGTAGAAGGCAAGTCAGGGGTATTGTTTTATATCAATGGCAAACCATCGGTATTGCGGGGCGAAGACTTGGTCAACTACCTCAAAACCTTGCAAGCAACCGATATAGAAGCCATTGAAATTATCACCCAACCATCGTCTAAATACGATGCAGAAGGCAATGCTGGAATCATAAACATTAAGTTAAAGCGTGATAAGTCATTAGGAACCAATGGTACGGTATCATTGGGGCTGATTGCCGGACAGTATAATCGCTATACAAGCTCTTTGTCTTTTAACAACCGTACCAAAAAAACAAGTTTGTATGGCGCTTATAGCAACCGTATAGGCAGAAGCTTCAATTTCATCAACTTTTATCGTATCCAAAACGGAACTACTTTTGATTCTCGCTCCAGAACAGTGCGTGACCGAAATGGGCATAACCTGCGTTTGGGTTTTGACTATTACTTGAGCAAAAAATCAACTTTGGGTGCCATCGTGACCGGAAGCTTTAACGAAATGTTTGCCAACAACGACTCTCGCACTCCTATTATCCCCAATGGTGCTACTACGCCCTCGCAGGTCTTGGTAGCCGAAAGCGATGCCCACAACAAAACATTTAATGGGTATGCCAATGTAAACTACAAATATGAAGGTGACAAGGGGCGTTCGTTAAACATAGACGTAGACTATGGGCAGTACATTAGCGACCGCACCAACCTGCAACCCAACCGCTTTTTTGATGGCGACGAAGCAATCATCGTGAGCGAAAACATCACTTTCTTTGACACACCAGTAAATATTGGGGTGTTTTCGGCACAGTTAAATTATACCCAAAACTTTTTGAAAGGTGTGCTTGGGATAGGAGGGAAGTATGCACTGGTTAGTACTGATAATAATTTTCAGTTTTATGATCGAGTAGGAGGGGTAGATATATTGAATATTGCTCAAACCAATGAGTTTTTTTATGATGAGCAAGTCACTGCTGCTTACTTTAACTATAACCGAAAGTTTAAAAAACTGAATATACAATTTGGGTTGCGAATGGAGCACACCGCCTCTGACGGACGCTTGGAAAGTATGCAGGCAAACGCCGACAATCAGGTAAAACGCGACTATGTAAACTGGTTTCCGAGCGGTGGACTTACTTACAACCTCAACCGAACAAATACCTTGGCACTGAACTACAGCCGTCGTATTCGCCGACCCAATTATCAGGTATTAAATCCATTTGAGTACAGAATAGATGGACTGTCTTTTCGCAAAGGGAACCCGTTTTTACAACCTCAATATACCGATAATGTGAAGTTGTCGCATACTTATAAATACACCTTGACTACTTCGTTGAGCTACAGCTTTACTTCAGACTATTTTGCGCAAGTAACCGAGGCTTTGCCAGATAATCGTAACTTTTTGATGACCCGTAATGTAGCAAATCGCAGGGTAATTAACCTGGGCATTGCTTATCCTACCCGTTTGACCAAATGGTGGAGCATCTACTTTAGTTTAAACGCCTACCGTAGTATTTTTGAAGCAACTAATCCCGCCTTTATTGGTATTTCTCAAAATGCCATGAGCCTTTATGCGCAAAATACTTTCAAGTTGCCTGGTGGGCTTACTGCCGAAATATCGGGTTGGTATAGCTCTCCTTCATTGTGGGGAGGAACTTACCAGGTCAAGAGTTTAGGTGCGTTGAATTTTGCTTTCCAGAAAAAACTTTTGGGCAATAAAATAACGGCAAGGCTTGCCTTTAACGACGTTTTGTATACTTCTCCGTGGAGAGGCGATACTTTTTTTCCAAACCTTAGTATTTATGGCAGTGGTGGTTGGGACAGCCGTCAGGTGCGTTTCTCGTTGTCTTATAACTTTGGTCGTAAAGAAATCAAGCGGGCAAGAAAGCGTAAAACCAGTATTGAAAATGAAAAAGGACGAATGGGGAATTAG
- a CDS encoding tetratricopeptide repeat protein: MRQGFVLIFIIMLVSACADNKASDIKEKNEVIELYNHQKYGEASKICRQMLLKNERDIFANEMLGMIESNLENYSKAQKYLKTAIKVNPKNYENYLLLGITYFHLKDYTRSEKLFLETIELNKKDYRVFFNLGQLQATIGQTGQSIVNYSKAIKLNDSLPSLYMSRAASFEETKAHQLAIDDYTKTIRLNPKHAIAYFLRGYIYLDIGKKNKACQDLNTARKLGEQIPKSLKSVCKD, encoded by the coding sequence ATGAGACAAGGCTTTGTACTAATATTTATTATTATGCTGGTTTCTGCTTGCGCAGATAATAAGGCGTCAGATATCAAAGAAAAAAATGAAGTTATTGAGCTATATAATCATCAAAAGTATGGTGAGGCGAGTAAAATTTGTAGACAGATGCTCTTAAAAAATGAGCGCGATATTTTTGCCAACGAAATGTTAGGAATGATTGAGTCAAACCTTGAAAATTATTCGAAAGCACAAAAATACCTCAAAACAGCCATCAAAGTGAACCCTAAGAACTACGAAAACTATTTGTTACTAGGAATTACTTATTTTCATTTAAAGGACTATACTAGGTCAGAAAAACTTTTTTTAGAAACTATAGAGCTTAATAAAAAAGACTACCGAGTTTTTTTTAATCTTGGTCAATTGCAAGCTACTATTGGACAAACAGGTCAATCCATCGTAAACTATTCCAAAGCTATAAAATTAAATGACTCACTACCTTCCTTGTATATGAGTCGTGCAGCTTCCTTTGAAGAAACAAAAGCCCACCAACTTGCAATAGATGACTATACAAAGACTATTCGACTAAACCCTAAACATGCCATTGCTTATTTTTTACGTGGTTATATTTACTTAGATATAGGCAAAAAAAATAAGGCATGTCAAGACCTCAATACAGCAAGAAAGCTGGGTGAACAAATACCTAAAAGCCTTAAATCTGTTTGTAAAGATTAA
- a CDS encoding sodium:solute symporter family protein codes for MILDQIDWAIIVAFFVVTLAIGMWVSRKAGSSATEFFLSGRNMPWWLLGVSMVATTFSADTPNLVTDIVRQNGVSGNWVWWAFLLTGMLTVFVYAKLWRRSKVMTDLEFYELRYSGKAAAFLRGFRAIYLGVFFNIMIMAAVSLAAIKIGGVMLGLTPVQTLLIASVVTVAYSSLGGLRGVIITDFVQFAIAMIGAIWAAYVVLSMPEVGGLDQLLAHENVKGKLNVLPDFSDMNVLIPVLILPLAVQWWSVWYPGAEPGGGGYIAQRMLSAKSEKHAMGATLFFNLAHYALRPWPWIIIALASLVIFPMSIDNDQKMKVSPLAVKMLDKEVQAKDVDFLINRIAVKQRKAQEDNNKNAQSYAQLGQYVAAHRNDLKVKSLAYLNKVDYRTNKENSDPLKFNSLVALQLKFPHVPINKLGQDLSYSGMLTFLPTGLLGLVIASLIAAFMSTISTHLNWGSSYIVNDFYKRFVKPEAKDKELVSVGRVSTVVLMVFAAVFALLLENALQAFNILLQIGAGTGLIFILRWFWWRINAYTEIVAMFFSFFLAIYFQIVHTALGFAPIPSHIQLVLGVALTTVAWVVTTLITRPTDAKTLQSFYLLTTPGGPGWKKVRQQIKSAETTLDSSSNDWQLPLEILGMVVGCFTVYSALFATGFWLYSQTTPALVLTLVAIAGGIGLFKIWGKLRTR; via the coding sequence ATGATCTTAGACCAAATAGATTGGGCAATTATAGTCGCTTTTTTTGTAGTCACGCTTGCCATAGGTATGTGGGTATCGCGCAAAGCCGGGTCGAGTGCCACAGAGTTTTTTCTGTCAGGCAGAAATATGCCCTGGTGGTTGTTGGGGGTGTCTATGGTAGCTACTACTTTTTCGGCTGATACACCCAATCTGGTCACCGACATTGTACGCCAAAATGGAGTTTCGGGTAACTGGGTTTGGTGGGCGTTTTTGCTTACAGGTATGCTCACCGTATTTGTGTACGCCAAGCTTTGGCGGCGCTCAAAGGTAATGACCGACCTCGAGTTTTATGAGCTACGCTATAGTGGCAAGGCAGCGGCGTTTTTGCGGGGCTTTCGTGCCATTTACCTGGGGGTATTTTTCAATATTATGATTATGGCAGCGGTTTCGCTTGCTGCCATCAAAATAGGTGGGGTAATGCTGGGGCTTACACCGGTACAAACCCTACTCATTGCCTCAGTGGTAACAGTAGCTTATAGCTCACTGGGGGGCTTGCGAGGGGTCATCATTACCGATTTTGTACAATTTGCGATTGCTATGATTGGCGCCATTTGGGCTGCTTATGTAGTGCTCAGTATGCCCGAAGTAGGCGGGCTCGACCAATTGCTTGCCCACGAGAATGTCAAGGGTAAATTGAATGTTTTACCCGATTTCTCAGATATGAACGTGCTCATCCCAGTGTTGATTTTGCCTTTGGCGGTACAATGGTGGAGCGTGTGGTACCCAGGGGCTGAGCCGGGAGGGGGTGGCTATATTGCCCAACGCATGCTTTCGGCTAAGTCAGAAAAACACGCCATGGGAGCCACCTTGTTTTTTAACCTTGCCCATTATGCTTTACGCCCCTGGCCTTGGATCATCATTGCGTTGGCTTCGTTGGTCATTTTCCCGATGAGTATTGACAATGACCAAAAAATGAAAGTAAGCCCATTGGCGGTCAAAATGCTCGACAAGGAGGTGCAGGCAAAAGACGTAGATTTTTTGATCAACCGCATTGCGGTTAAACAAAGAAAAGCCCAGGAAGATAACAACAAAAACGCTCAAAGCTACGCCCAACTGGGGCAATATGTAGCAGCTCACCGCAATGACCTTAAGGTAAAGTCACTTGCCTACCTCAATAAGGTAGACTACAGGACAAACAAAGAAAATTCCGACCCGCTCAAATTCAATTCTTTGGTAGCTTTACAGCTAAAATTCCCCCACGTTCCTATCAATAAATTAGGGCAAGACTTGTCTTACTCTGGCATGCTTACTTTTTTGCCCACGGGCTTATTGGGTTTGGTCATTGCCTCGCTCATTGCCGCGTTTATGTCTACCATTTCTACCCACCTCAACTGGGGGTCTTCTTATATTGTCAATGATTTTTACAAACGTTTTGTAAAACCCGAAGCCAAAGACAAAGAACTGGTTTCAGTAGGGCGAGTGTCTACAGTAGTGCTCATGGTATTTGCAGCGGTATTTGCCCTTTTGCTCGAAAATGCCTTGCAAGCCTTCAATATTTTACTACAAATTGGGGCAGGTACCGGGCTTATTTTCATCCTACGTTGGTTTTGGTGGCGCATCAATGCCTACACCGAAATAGTGGCGATGTTCTTTTCTTTCTTTCTTGCCATTTACTTCCAAATTGTCCATACTGCTTTGGGTTTTGCCCCCATTCCTTCGCATATTCAGCTGGTACTGGGCGTGGCATTGACTACAGTTGCCTGGGTGGTTACTACGCTTATCACCCGCCCCACTGACGCCAAAACGCTGCAAAGCTTTTACTTACTTACTACTCCGGGGGGACCAGGTTGGAAAAAGGTACGTCAACAAATAAAAAGCGCCGAAACAACTCTGGATAGCTCCTCTAATGATTGGCAGTTGCCACTTGAAATTTTGGGAATGGTAGTGGGATGTTTTACCGTATACAGTGCCTTGTTTGCCACTGGTTTTTGGCTATACAGTCAAACCACCCCTGCCCTGGTGCTTACTTTGGTAGCCATTGCCGGAGGAATTGGTTTATTTAAAATTTGGGGGAAATTAAGAACAAGGTAG